The proteins below come from a single Rosa rugosa chromosome 2, drRosRugo1.1, whole genome shotgun sequence genomic window:
- the LOC133732563 gene encoding uncharacterized protein LOC133732563: MAQLERPQRHGDSETTMTTDHKKLALNPTMEHYLRGTEFSRSSPTSLSSPVGSHDAEEDHNHHPKKSVLTKVKEKAKKLKHSLSYKKKHHDNDSHETDNITPSWSANLNDNEEEEEDAEYLGAPMYKSEMAPEGYRDTAKLATPVVSEKRVLSSSVSQSSEQNKELQSPSSNQIVAESAITKLPNEIFTGIVLTRTLSSNETATGTTATKPHSPNKTASETSPNKSHNTSPNKPHSPSKTVTETGATNTPSPKKTITETVTEKLGAGYATVSEKLGTGYATVSEKLGTGYNTASEKLGTGYNAASEKLGPAYATVTDATHAIASKIESLTVSPPVTTTRENLISSHPDLTKIHGLTVTAPPPSKSITSQEAPQALSASAVEHKSSTRGALEDPQPSSAPAAPGKTTAEQRWDKGVSVKEYLIQKFEPGEDERALSQVISDVMSPRKSPGEAGVVEKVKGAITSLLRNDESPRTTTSQSALSPSQSALSPSQSALSSSPRIPISTNAYEVVEEEKQGRILQAN; encoded by the exons ATGGCTCAACTCGAACGTCCGCAAAGACATGGTGATTCTGAAACTACAATGACTACTGATCATAAAAAACTTGCTCTCAACCCTACTATGGAACACTATCTTCGAG GAACTGAATTTTCAAGGTCGTCACCAACATCCTTATCATCTCCAGTTGGAAGCCATGATGCAGAAGAAGATCATAACCACCATCCCAAGAAATCAGTCCTCACCAAGGTGAAAGAGAAAGCTAAGAAACTGAAGCACTCACTCAGCTACAAGAAGAAACATCATGACAATGATAGCCATGAGACCGATAACATCACCCCTTCATGGAGTGCAAACTTGAATGataatgaagaggaagaagaagatgctgAATACCTAGGAGCCCCAA TGTACAAATCAGAGATGGCACCAGAAGGATACAGGGACACCGCAAAGTTAGCAACTCCCGTGGTTTCTGAGAAGCGTGTTTTGTCGAGCAGTGTTAGTCAGAGCTCTGAACAAAATAAGGAGCTGCAGTCTCCTAGTTCCAACCAGATAGTAGCCGAAAGCGCGATCACGAAGCTTCCCAATGAGATTTTTACAGGAATTGTTCTCACGAGAACTCTTAGTAGTAACGAGACAGCAACTGGCACCACAGCCACAAAGCCTCATAGTCCTAACAAGACAGCGAGTGAAACTTCGCCTAACAAGTCTCACAATACTTCGCCTAACAAGCCTCACAGTCCCAGCAAGACAGTAACCGAAACTGGCGCCACAAACACTCCTAGTCCTAAGAAGACAATAACTGAGACTGTGACTGAGAAGTTGGGAGCAGGCTATGCCACCGTATCGGAGAAGTTGGGGACAGGCTATGCCACCGTATCGGAGAAGTTGGGAACAGGCTACAACACAGCATCAGAAAAGTTGGGAACAGGCTACAATGCAGCATCAGAGAAGTTAGGACCAGCTTATGCCACAGTTACAGATGCAACACATGCAATTGCCTCGAAGATAGAGAGTCTCACTGTTTCACCACCAGTTACCACAACGAGAGAAAATCTCATTTCTTCACACCCAGATCTCACAAAAATACATGGTCTCACTGTTACAGCCCCACCACCTTCCAAAAGCATTACATCTCAGGAAGCTCCACAAGCCTTGTCAGCATCAGCAGTCGAGCATAAGTCTTCGACTCGTGGAGCTCTAGAGGATCCACAACCTTCGTCAGCCCCAGCAGCTCCTGGAAAGACTACTGCCGAACAAAGATGGGATAAGGGTGTATCTGTAAAGGAGTATTTGATTCAAAAGTTTGAGCCCGGGGAAGATGAGAGAGCACTTTCACAAGTGATATCTGATGTAATGAGTCCGAGGAAAAGTCCTGGTGAAGCCGGTGTGGTGGAGAAGGTGAAAGGGGCTATAACTTCATTGCTTCGGAACGACGAATCCCCCAGAACTACTACTTCACAGTCAGCCTTGTCCCCATCGCAGTCAGCCTTGTCCCCATCACAATCAGCCTTGTCCTCATCACCACGCATTCCAATCTCTACCAATGCTTATGAAG TCGTTGAGGAAGAAAAGCAGGGAAGAATACTTCAGGCTAATTGA